From a region of the Lactuca sativa cultivar Salinas chromosome 4, Lsat_Salinas_v11, whole genome shotgun sequence genome:
- the LOC111920463 gene encoding protein CURLY FLAG LEAF 1 isoform X2, with translation MTPPNMAAITASLQTSLQNCSLDTNTAGGAGFATSSPSSSSISNHHSSSSSDATLELNSSRSLPYHWEQCLDLKTGEVFYIHWKTRMKAKEDPRMADHGFYSDDDDDNEENQDEEEGFYDEEGSSSESSSPVSSSNKHNQNNVLVVAGCKSCFMYFMVAKQVEECPKCNGTSNERGKAPT, from the exons ATGACACCGCCCAACATGGCAGCAATCACTGCATCGCTTCAAACATCTCTCCAGAACTGCTCCCTGGACACCAACACCGCCGGAGGAGCAGGCTTTGCGACTTCATCTCCCTCTTCCTCTTCCATCAGCAACCATCACTCAAGTTCTTCCTCCGACGCCACCTTGGAACTCAATTCAAGCAGATCACTGCCTTACCATTGGGAACAATGTCTCGATCTCAAG ACGGGAGAGGTATTTTACATACACTGGAAAACGAGGATGAAAGCTAAAGAGGACCCGCGGATGGCCGATCATGGGTTTTacagcgatgatgatgatgacaacgAAGAAAACCAGGACGAAGAAGAAGGCTTCTATGACGAAGAAGGATCTTCGTCGGAATCATCTTCGCCTGTTTCATCATCAAATAAACACAATCAGAATAATGTGTTGGTGGTGGCCGGATGCAAGAGCTGTTTCATGTATTTCATGGTAGCCAAACAGGTGGAGGAATGTCCCAAATGTAATG
- the LOC111920463 gene encoding protein CURLY FLAG LEAF 1 isoform X3, producing the protein MTPPNMAAITASLQTSLQNCSLDTNTAGGAGFATSSPSSSSISNHHSSSSSDATLELNSSRSLPYHWEQCLDLKTGEVFYIHWKTRMKAKEDPRMADHGFYSDDDDDNEENQDEEEGFYDEEGSSSESSSPVSSSNKHNQNNVLVVAGCKSCFMYFMVAKQVEECPKCND; encoded by the exons ATGACACCGCCCAACATGGCAGCAATCACTGCATCGCTTCAAACATCTCTCCAGAACTGCTCCCTGGACACCAACACCGCCGGAGGAGCAGGCTTTGCGACTTCATCTCCCTCTTCCTCTTCCATCAGCAACCATCACTCAAGTTCTTCCTCCGACGCCACCTTGGAACTCAATTCAAGCAGATCACTGCCTTACCATTGGGAACAATGTCTCGATCTCAAG ACGGGAGAGGTATTTTACATACACTGGAAAACGAGGATGAAAGCTAAAGAGGACCCGCGGATGGCCGATCATGGGTTTTacagcgatgatgatgatgacaacgAAGAAAACCAGGACGAAGAAGAAGGCTTCTATGACGAAGAAGGATCTTCGTCGGAATCATCTTCGCCTGTTTCATCATCAAATAAACACAATCAGAATAATGTGTTGGTGGTGGCCGGATGCAAGAGCTGTTTCATGTATTTCATGGTAGCCAAACAGGTGGAGGAATGTCCCAAATGTAATG